The following coding sequences lie in one Pontibacter sp. G13 genomic window:
- a CDS encoding ion transporter has protein sequence MNRLWIRFFTAERTVAWVIILNAITLFLLSFNEWQDVMLLEAIDAACLVYFLMEAVLKIKLQGWERYWGDGWNRFDFVILIFTIPSLLLLFRTEFLNLGIIFVFRIVRVLRFFKFIRFIPDIHELAAGIKRAFKASIFVVLAFFSFSFIISLISCRLFQDIAPHMFGDPVSSFYQIFKVFTIEGWYEIPEQIIRYGRLGEVESFFTKLYFILIVMAGGMFGLSIVNAIFVEEMVRDNNDELEAQVTRIERKLDELIDQQRQKADELDSNPAETAESLEKKGDI, from the coding sequence ATGAATCGACTCTGGATCAGATTTTTTACCGCCGAACGGACGGTGGCTTGGGTGATTATCCTCAATGCAATCACCTTGTTTTTGCTTTCCTTCAATGAATGGCAAGATGTCATGCTCCTTGAGGCAATAGATGCCGCATGTCTTGTCTACTTCTTGATGGAAGCGGTGCTCAAGATTAAGCTACAAGGATGGGAACGATACTGGGGAGATGGATGGAATCGATTCGACTTTGTGATTCTTATTTTCACCATTCCCTCACTTCTATTGCTATTTAGGACGGAATTCCTGAATCTAGGCATCATCTTTGTTTTTCGTATAGTTCGGGTTTTGAGGTTCTTTAAGTTTATTCGCTTCATTCCAGACATCCATGAGTTGGCTGCCGGAATCAAGCGAGCATTTAAGGCCTCAATATTTGTTGTGCTGGCGTTCTTCAGTTTCAGCTTTATCATTTCGCTGATCAGCTGTAGGCTCTTTCAGGATATCGCTCCGCACATGTTTGGAGACCCCGTAAGCTCCTTCTACCAGATTTTCAAGGTATTTACGATTGAAGGTTGGTATGAAATTCCTGAACAGATTATCCGGTATGGTCGTTTAGGGGAAGTTGAGAGCTTCTTCACCAAGCTATATTTCATTCTCATTGTCATGGCTGGCGGTATGTTCGGTCTATCTATCGTAAACGCCATTTTTGTGGAGGAAATGGTCCGCGATAACAACGATGAATTGGAAGCTCAGGTAACTCGTATCGAGCGCAAGTTGGATGAACTCATTGACCAGCAGCGTCAAAAAGCTGATGAATTGGATTCAAACCCTGCCGAAACGGCAGAATCTCTGGAAAAAAAGGGAGATATTTGA
- a CDS encoding acyl-CoA dehydrogenase — translation MNFELTEEHRMIQQMARDFAENELKPGVIERDEKQYFPKELLQRMGELGFLGMMVDPQYGGGGMDTVSYVLAMEEIAKWDASAAVIMSVNNSLVCWGLEKFGSEEQKQKYLTKLSTGEMIGAFCLSEPEAGSDATQQKTTAIDEGDHYLLNGTKNWITNADIASIYMVMAQTDVELKHKGINCLIVEREAEGFQLGPKEDKMGIRGSDTHSLSFIDVKVPKENRLGEDGFGFKFAMKVLNGGRIGIAAQALGIAAGAFERALEYSKIRKAFGTEIMNHQAIQFKLADMATEIEASRQLVLKAAFEKDAGLDFSTTSAMAKLYASKTAMKCASESIQIHGGNGYVREYHVERMLRDAKITEIYEGTSEIQRIVISRNLIRA, via the coding sequence ATGAACTTCGAGCTGACTGAAGAGCATCGCATGATCCAGCAGATGGCGCGTGATTTCGCTGAAAACGAACTCAAGCCTGGCGTGATCGAGCGCGATGAAAAGCAATATTTCCCCAAGGAGTTGCTCCAGCGTATGGGAGAACTGGGATTCTTGGGTATGATGGTCGATCCACAATACGGTGGCGGTGGAATGGATACCGTTTCCTATGTATTGGCCATGGAGGAAATCGCCAAGTGGGATGCCTCCGCTGCCGTGATCATGTCCGTCAACAACTCCCTTGTATGCTGGGGACTCGAAAAATTTGGATCTGAGGAGCAAAAGCAAAAGTATCTAACCAAACTCTCCACTGGTGAAATGATCGGCGCTTTCTGCCTTTCTGAGCCTGAAGCGGGTTCTGATGCTACTCAGCAAAAGACCACCGCTATTGACGAAGGTGATCACTACCTCCTCAACGGGACCAAGAACTGGATCACCAATGCCGATATCGCGAGTATCTACATGGTGATGGCGCAGACAGACGTAGAGTTGAAGCACAAAGGCATCAACTGCTTGATCGTCGAGCGTGAAGCAGAAGGATTCCAACTTGGGCCGAAGGAAGACAAAATGGGTATCAGAGGGTCAGATACACACTCTTTGAGCTTTATTGACGTCAAGGTGCCTAAGGAAAACCGCCTTGGTGAGGACGGATTCGGATTTAAATTCGCGATGAAGGTCCTCAATGGTGGACGGATCGGGATTGCCGCTCAGGCGCTCGGTATCGCTGCAGGAGCCTTTGAGCGTGCACTTGAATACTCCAAGATCCGCAAAGCTTTCGGAACTGAGATCATGAACCATCAGGCAATCCAGTTCAAGCTGGCTGACATGGCGACTGAGATTGAAGCATCCCGTCAACTCGTGCTCAAGGCTGCTTTTGAGAAAGATGCAGGATTGGATTTCTCCACTACTTCCGCGATGGCCAAGCTCTATGCTTCCAAAACGGCGATGAAGTGTGCCAGCGAATCTATTCAGATCCACGGAGGAAACGGATACGTACGTGAATACCACGTAGAGCGTATGCTTCGTGACGCCAAGATCACCGAGATCTATGAAGGCACAAGCGAAATTCAGCGTATCGTGATCTCGCGAAACCTGATCCGCGCCTAG
- a CDS encoding outer membrane lipoprotein carrier protein LolA, which produces MKRVILVLPALLLMMWVSPISLHAQNGRDILLKSKAKFESLDDFSANFKYKLSNPALNTQPVEQSGTVQYMKGGSFVLKLDDMQIFCDKQTIWQYNTSTQPREVTIMEYDEEEVLDITEVFKVYEDASEAQVQGSEKIHGQDCFKIYVAVKDPQADYNQAVVWVNKKTMMPEKASLVERTQSMTTFEFSNYELNQDLTVSDFRMDIESEKAELAQQSIELNVYDER; this is translated from the coding sequence ATGAAACGCGTAATCCTGGTTTTACCCGCACTATTGTTGATGATGTGGGTATCCCCCATAAGCTTGCATGCCCAAAACGGACGCGACATCCTGTTGAAGTCCAAGGCCAAATTTGAAAGTTTGGATGATTTCTCTGCCAACTTCAAATACAAGCTCAGCAATCCAGCCCTGAACACACAGCCGGTAGAGCAATCAGGGACCGTCCAGTACATGAAAGGCGGAAGCTTTGTACTCAAGCTGGACGACATGCAGATCTTCTGCGACAAGCAGACCATCTGGCAATACAACACTTCCACCCAACCACGGGAGGTTACCATCATGGAGTATGATGAGGAGGAAGTATTGGACATCACCGAGGTGTTCAAGGTATACGAAGATGCGTCTGAAGCCCAAGTTCAAGGAAGCGAGAAAATCCACGGACAGGATTGCTTCAAGATCTATGTCGCGGTGAAAGATCCTCAAGCAGATTATAACCAAGCTGTGGTATGGGTCAACAAAAAGACCATGATGCCAGAAAAGGCTTCCCTCGTGGAACGCACACAATCCATGACTACGTTTGAGTTTTCAAACTATGAGCTGAATCAGGATTTGACCGTTTCCGATTTTAGAATGGACATTGAGTCGGAAAAGGCCGAACTTGCCCAGCAATCCATCGAACTGAATGTTTACGATGAGCGATAA
- a CDS encoding DNA translocase FtsK — MAKNSPRTKRKGAKDQPKGPISALIQWFGGGNADEETKARNRKLGGWGLIFLSIISLVACISFFYSGNADQSAVQAGLGDAEQVNNWLGLLGASLADLLVRNGVGVFSFIPILYGLLIGLVLLEDDYYDMLRKVLKYVLFITIFGSVFISYIEILTQAESTSLGGGVGHSINYWLMSYVGEVGVAFLLLFSLVIFAVVNFNAELRASKLLEQLKTTNLSQFKQQVSKVAQKVPKKPASQKKSTADALRKRNEEKKNKPIQPENPPAAEAPKPETGLSLEIVETPKDSLPVVSHKPATPRVEPNAPVELELSSKTPPAPSSKSKDAGGLELIIEDQEVDPALPVGPVKQFNQIGEDNIGVVDGTSDRVEKIVPETDQELENADELFEAADYDPKLDLSRYEKPAFELLEDHGAGRGREVNRDELEGNKNKIVKTLEDYGIKIVSIKATIGPTVTLYEIVPAPGVRISKIKNLEDDIALSLAALGIRIIAPIPGKGTIGIEVPNSKPEVVSLRGVLTTEKFINTKAELPIAIGRTISNEVYIADLNKMPHLLIAGATGQGKSVGLNTIITSLLYKKHPAEVKFVLIDPKKVEMSLYQQLKHHFIAQLPDQGDEPIITDVREAVNVLKSLCVEMDNRYDLLKKGRVRNLKEYNTKFTGRKLSPRKGHRFLPYIVLVIDELADMMMVAGKEVEMPIARLAQLARAVGIHLVVATQRPSVNVITGIIKANFPARMSYRVISKVDSRTILDANGADQLIGRGDVLLSTGSDLIRIQNAFIDTPEVERVVDHIADQQGFLEPYFLPELPSEDGGDTGEDEPFEKDSRFEEAARLIVKYQIGSASLIQRKMKLGYNRAGRIIDQLERAKIVGPHSGSKARDVLLSDEAELERYLSNL; from the coding sequence GTGGCAAAAAATTCTCCTAGGACAAAGCGGAAAGGAGCCAAGGACCAGCCCAAAGGTCCGATATCGGCTCTGATTCAGTGGTTTGGAGGCGGCAATGCCGATGAGGAAACGAAGGCAAGAAACCGGAAACTCGGTGGCTGGGGCCTGATCTTTTTGTCCATCATCTCACTGGTAGCATGTATTTCATTCTTCTACTCCGGCAATGCCGATCAGTCTGCTGTTCAGGCGGGTTTGGGCGATGCCGAGCAGGTCAACAATTGGCTGGGCCTTTTGGGGGCGAGCTTGGCAGACCTGCTGGTTCGAAATGGAGTCGGGGTATTTAGTTTCATTCCGATCCTGTATGGATTGCTGATCGGTTTGGTGCTGCTGGAGGATGATTATTACGACATGTTGCGAAAGGTTCTGAAGTACGTGCTGTTCATCACGATCTTTGGTTCGGTATTCATCTCATACATCGAAATTCTGACACAGGCCGAATCCACAAGCTTAGGGGGTGGGGTAGGGCACTCCATCAATTATTGGCTTATGAGCTATGTCGGAGAAGTGGGGGTGGCGTTTTTGCTGTTGTTTTCGCTCGTGATATTTGCGGTGGTGAATTTCAATGCCGAACTGCGGGCCTCCAAGCTGTTGGAACAATTGAAAACCACCAATCTTTCCCAGTTCAAGCAACAAGTTTCCAAGGTCGCCCAAAAGGTTCCGAAGAAGCCTGCGAGCCAGAAGAAATCCACAGCTGATGCGCTCAGAAAACGCAACGAGGAGAAGAAGAATAAGCCCATTCAGCCCGAGAATCCCCCCGCAGCAGAAGCTCCAAAGCCAGAAACAGGGCTTTCGCTAGAGATTGTCGAAACGCCCAAGGATTCCCTCCCGGTGGTATCTCACAAGCCTGCTACACCCCGTGTGGAACCGAATGCGCCTGTGGAATTGGAGTTGTCTTCCAAGACTCCTCCCGCCCCTTCTTCCAAGTCCAAAGATGCCGGAGGACTTGAATTGATCATCGAAGATCAGGAAGTGGATCCTGCATTGCCCGTAGGCCCCGTGAAGCAGTTCAATCAAATTGGCGAGGACAATATTGGGGTGGTAGATGGAACTTCTGACCGTGTAGAGAAGATCGTACCCGAGACCGATCAGGAATTGGAAAATGCCGACGAGCTGTTTGAGGCTGCGGATTACGATCCCAAGCTCGACTTGAGCCGTTATGAAAAACCTGCATTCGAGTTGCTGGAAGATCATGGCGCTGGCCGTGGTCGGGAAGTGAATCGAGACGAATTGGAGGGGAACAAGAATAAGATTGTCAAGACCCTTGAGGATTATGGCATTAAGATCGTATCGATTAAGGCGACGATCGGTCCGACCGTGACCCTTTATGAAATTGTTCCTGCTCCCGGGGTGCGTATCTCCAAAATCAAGAATCTTGAGGACGACATTGCCCTTTCTTTGGCAGCTTTGGGAATCCGGATCATTGCTCCGATTCCGGGGAAAGGGACGATCGGCATCGAGGTGCCGAACTCCAAGCCCGAGGTGGTATCTCTTCGCGGGGTATTGACCACCGAAAAGTTCATCAACACAAAGGCCGAATTGCCTATCGCTATCGGCCGTACAATCTCCAATGAGGTCTATATCGCCGATTTGAATAAAATGCCCCATTTGCTGATTGCAGGTGCCACAGGGCAGGGAAAATCGGTTGGATTGAATACCATCATCACTTCCTTGCTGTACAAGAAGCATCCTGCCGAGGTGAAATTTGTGCTTATTGACCCCAAGAAGGTCGAGATGAGCCTCTACCAACAGTTGAAGCATCACTTCATTGCGCAATTGCCGGATCAGGGAGATGAGCCGATTATCACAGATGTCAGGGAGGCGGTGAATGTCCTCAAAAGTCTCTGTGTGGAGATGGACAATCGCTACGATCTGTTGAAGAAGGGACGGGTACGAAACCTGAAGGAATACAACACTAAATTCACTGGACGGAAACTAAGTCCTCGGAAAGGCCATAGATTCTTGCCTTACATCGTGCTTGTGATCGACGAATTGGCAGATATGATGATGGTTGCGGGAAAGGAAGTCGAAATGCCGATTGCTCGTCTTGCACAGCTAGCTCGAGCGGTGGGAATTCATTTGGTGGTGGCTACCCAACGTCCTTCTGTGAATGTCATTACGGGGATCATCAAGGCCAACTTCCCGGCTCGAATGTCTTATCGAGTGATATCCAAGGTGGATTCCCGGACTATTTTGGATGCCAATGGTGCTGACCAATTGATCGGGCGAGGGGATGTTTTGCTCTCCACTGGCAGTGACCTAATACGTATACAGAATGCGTTTATCGATACCCCAGAGGTTGAGCGAGTGGTGGATCATATCGCTGACCAACAGGGATTTCTGGAGCCATATTTCCTGCCAGAGCTACCATCTGAAGATGGCGGAGATACTGGCGAGGATGAACCATTTGAAAAGGATAGCCGTTTTGAAGAGGCAGCAAGGCTGATAGTCAAATACCAGATCGGTTCTGCATCCTTGATCCAACGGAAGATGAAACTCGGGTACAACCGCGCAGGGCGGATCATCGACCAGCTGGAACGAGCGAAGATTGTAGGACCGCACTCAGGCTCAAAGGCTCGCGATGTGCTGCTGAGTGACGAGGCTGAGTTGGAACGGTATTTGAGTAACCTCTAG
- a CDS encoding outer membrane beta-barrel protein: MHALRILLVIISGLVPYALSAQSPSVGPLQKGTWQAGATFAGGGIFGSVRGVDLRGDVSLSYMLTDRVSLGVHLPFSSFKYTFDDVNHDLSHYGVGLEGRYYFGKPESRLRPFLLGGFGYQWSENIVDRPQAVPYSMKGQNLYVEAGAGLLVRLSKRIGLEVSTRTQGMSMYQDNVTNRVVKDGQFDFRIGLKIALGRRKKA, translated from the coding sequence ATGCATGCATTGAGAATTCTGCTGGTCATCATCAGCGGGCTGGTACCTTACGCCTTGTCGGCGCAGTCTCCATCCGTCGGCCCCCTTCAGAAGGGCACTTGGCAAGCCGGGGCAACTTTTGCTGGGGGAGGAATCTTCGGAAGTGTTCGAGGAGTAGATCTTCGAGGAGATGTTTCCCTGTCTTATATGCTCACGGACCGAGTTTCCCTGGGAGTTCATTTACCATTTTCCAGCTTTAAGTACACCTTTGACGATGTCAATCATGATTTGAGTCATTATGGAGTGGGTTTGGAAGGACGCTACTACTTTGGCAAGCCAGAATCAAGGCTTCGTCCATTCCTGTTGGGGGGCTTTGGCTACCAATGGTCTGAAAACATTGTGGATAGGCCACAAGCAGTTCCCTATTCGATGAAGGGGCAGAATCTCTATGTGGAAGCGGGAGCAGGATTGCTTGTGAGGTTATCTAAACGCATTGGTTTGGAGGTTTCCACCCGGACGCAAGGCATGAGCATGTATCAGGACAACGTCACGAATCGAGTCGTAAAAGACGGTCAGTTTGACTTTCGGATAGGACTCAAAATCGCCCTAGGGCGGCGTAAGAAGGCCTGA
- a CDS encoding T9SS type A sorting domain-containing protein has product MIHSLRLLAGALLLCCFTLSANAQCVPDSTIPSLPGIYPNPLPPATGCQWYDESITFRLPEDTTVSVSGVPFTVPFVSFTVDSILGLPDGISWECNLAPDCRYVIDPDSAVQNPIGCIRLYGTPTVPAIYAVQVKLTARALVFGNLIDNPGELYSSLTVDPCSYTGACYTLSLSSSCAPVTISMDNEIPSNGEAGFSYDWEITGPNGYQFSSNLEDPFDQLLTDPGTYVLNYDAEIDTIGYFLDSVRLESIGCTDIADPADLYWIFTAPDGTEIVNTSANPLSNSGNTVPFDLGIPGFMLDTGSYELEVWDNDLLFGDDGCADNGSDASVFFVTPPTGGGSFTVTNGGLSATFFVTHLTQTISCSDTFEIFDVPLAADVMFGDSVVSDSLLFFCEGDSIAIAAGTSDSVQWYRNGLIWPGMHDSMIYVSEPGVYGVESINRQTFCRTLGASVSVDTWTVPTPSIAYDGNMTLLVASPEQSLVYVWYNEARDSVGIGAEFSIPYSGGFYAIAVDTTTGCSSLPSATLQTILTSLDEAAFKMAFEAYPNPATDVLRWKLNVGSEPQSLQISLSDMMGRRLKVVPISPKVGDVSGEFAVQDLAAGMYILQVEISGMVFSKTVWKQ; this is encoded by the coding sequence ATGATTCACTCTCTACGTCTGCTTGCAGGGGCACTCTTGCTGTGTTGCTTTACGCTTTCGGCAAATGCACAGTGTGTCCCTGATTCCACCATTCCTTCCCTCCCCGGAATCTATCCCAACCCCCTCCCGCCCGCAACTGGCTGCCAATGGTACGATGAGTCCATTACCTTTAGACTTCCTGAAGACACGACTGTATCAGTATCAGGTGTCCCCTTCACCGTTCCATTTGTGTCCTTTACGGTCGATAGCATTTTGGGCCTTCCTGACGGTATTTCATGGGAATGTAACCTAGCCCCCGACTGTCGATATGTCATTGATCCTGATAGTGCCGTCCAAAACCCTATCGGATGTATTAGGCTTTACGGAACTCCTACCGTTCCCGCGATTTACGCTGTGCAAGTGAAGCTGACTGCGAGAGCGTTGGTGTTCGGAAACCTGATTGACAATCCCGGAGAATTGTATTCGAGTCTTACGGTGGACCCATGTTCCTACACAGGTGCTTGTTACACGCTTTCCTTGAGTAGCAGCTGTGCGCCTGTAACGATTTCCATGGACAATGAGATCCCATCCAATGGAGAGGCTGGATTCAGCTATGATTGGGAAATTACAGGACCGAATGGATACCAGTTTAGTTCTAATCTAGAAGATCCGTTCGATCAACTGTTGACCGACCCCGGTACGTATGTACTGAATTATGATGCCGAGATTGATACCATTGGGTATTTCCTAGACAGTGTGCGTCTGGAGTCGATTGGGTGTACAGACATCGCAGACCCAGCTGACCTCTACTGGATTTTCACGGCACCTGATGGTACCGAAATAGTCAATACTAGCGCCAATCCATTGTCCAATTCTGGCAATACCGTGCCTTTTGATCTGGGAATTCCCGGATTCATGCTCGATACAGGTAGTTACGAATTGGAGGTTTGGGACAATGATCTCCTCTTCGGAGATGATGGATGCGCAGACAATGGCTCAGACGCTTCCGTATTCTTTGTCACACCGCCCACTGGTGGAGGAAGCTTTACGGTAACGAATGGTGGGTTGAGTGCGACCTTCTTTGTGACACATCTCACCCAAACCATCAGTTGCTCGGACACCTTCGAAATCTTCGATGTGCCTTTGGCTGCTGATGTGATGTTTGGTGATTCGGTCGTGTCGGATAGCCTTTTGTTTTTCTGTGAGGGAGATTCGATTGCCATTGCTGCCGGAACATCTGATTCTGTGCAGTGGTACCGAAATGGATTGATCTGGCCGGGGATGCACGATTCTATGATCTACGTTTCCGAGCCGGGGGTCTACGGGGTCGAATCCATCAATCGCCAGACCTTTTGTCGTACTTTGGGGGCTTCAGTTTCAGTAGATACATGGACAGTTCCAACCCCTTCCATTGCCTACGATGGCAATATGACTTTGCTGGTCGCTTCTCCTGAGCAATCTCTCGTTTACGTTTGGTACAATGAAGCTAGAGATAGCGTTGGGATAGGAGCGGAGTTTTCCATTCCGTATTCTGGGGGATTCTATGCGATCGCTGTGGATACCACCACAGGGTGTAGCTCGCTTCCTTCTGCTACTTTGCAGACGATTTTGACGAGCTTGGATGAGGCAGCTTTTAAGATGGCCTTTGAGGCATATCCCAACCCAGCCACCGATGTCTTGCGATGGAAACTCAATGTCGGGTCGGAACCTCAATCGCTCCAGATATCCCTATCTGACATGATGGGTAGGAGATTGAAGGTAGTGCCCATTTCGCCCAAGGTGGGGGATGTCTCTGGCGAATTTGCTGTTCAGGATTTGGCTGCTGGAATGTATATCCTGCAAGTGGAAATATCAGGAATGGTATTCTCGAAGACTGTCTGGAAGCAGTGA
- a CDS encoding quinone-dependent dihydroorotate dehydrogenase: MYKQIFRPWLFNMDPEEAHHLTLNSFKNAIKVPGMGPILRSMYAKDTPKLSKQMFGLHFKNPVGLAAGLDKDAFVGDAWKYMGFGFVELGTVTPKPQTGNPKKRLFRLPTDQALINRMGFNNEGVEAMAKRLSNMDKGDMIIGANIGKNKVTPNEEAVKDYEICFDRLHDLVDYFVVNVSSPNTPGLRSLQEREPLTRILLTLQEMNAGKSVQRPLLLKIAPDLNESQIDDIVAVAADAKLDGLIATNTTISRAGLQTPKEEVDHIGAGGLSGKPLTERAQEVTKMLAEKTDGSLPLVGVGGIMTPQDASERLDAGASLVQIYSGFIYQGPAFVKEILEHLETYS; the protein is encoded by the coding sequence ATGTACAAGCAGATATTTCGTCCCTGGCTTTTCAATATGGACCCGGAAGAGGCCCATCACTTGACCCTCAACTCCTTCAAAAACGCCATAAAAGTCCCAGGAATGGGACCTATCCTGCGATCCATGTACGCCAAGGATACCCCAAAGCTCTCCAAACAGATGTTTGGTCTGCATTTCAAGAATCCGGTGGGGTTGGCTGCTGGTCTGGACAAAGACGCTTTCGTGGGAGATGCCTGGAAATATATGGGCTTCGGCTTTGTCGAACTGGGTACTGTCACTCCCAAACCGCAAACTGGGAATCCCAAAAAGAGACTATTTCGCTTGCCGACTGACCAGGCACTCATTAATCGGATGGGATTTAATAATGAAGGAGTCGAAGCGATGGCCAAACGCTTGTCCAATATGGATAAGGGAGACATGATCATTGGTGCCAATATTGGCAAAAACAAGGTCACGCCCAATGAAGAGGCTGTCAAGGATTATGAAATCTGCTTTGACCGACTCCATGATCTCGTGGATTACTTTGTGGTGAATGTGAGTTCTCCAAATACGCCAGGTCTACGTTCTCTACAGGAGCGAGAGCCTTTGACTCGGATCTTGCTCACGCTTCAAGAAATGAACGCCGGCAAGTCTGTTCAGCGGCCGTTGCTGTTGAAGATCGCTCCGGACCTCAATGAATCTCAAATTGACGATATCGTTGCGGTTGCTGCAGATGCCAAGTTGGATGGATTGATCGCTACCAATACGACCATTAGTCGAGCGGGCCTTCAAACTCCCAAAGAAGAGGTTGACCATATTGGAGCAGGAGGTCTGAGCGGAAAACCCTTAACCGAGCGCGCTCAAGAGGTAACCAAAATGCTTGCAGAAAAAACGGACGGTTCTTTGCCTCTCGTCGGAGTAGGCGGGATCATGACTCCCCAAGATGCCTCAGAGCGATTGGATGCTGGAGCGAGTCTTGTTCAAATCTACAGCGGGTTTATATATCAAGGCCCTGCCTTTGTCAAGGAGATTTTGGAACACTTGGAAACATATTCTTAA
- a CDS encoding thioredoxin family protein, which translates to MVKTTFSLFTGMLLGMLIWAHPLLAQNKGYISDFTLTDGAETSVSLSDFQGKKAVVVVFTSSHCSWAVKYEGRLQMLYDKYKTKDVAFIAINSNDASMSRRDEASQMTRNSSYSFQYLKDGDQAVAKQFGATKNPEVFVLRPDGGKFKIIYQGKIDDNPLDASLVKHHYLEDALDCVILGKEPGEEQTTPNGCNIKWK; encoded by the coding sequence ATGGTCAAGACCACATTCAGCTTGTTTACAGGCATGTTGTTGGGCATGCTCATCTGGGCACACCCGCTCCTCGCCCAAAACAAAGGATATATTTCGGACTTCACCCTGACCGATGGTGCAGAGACCTCTGTTTCTCTTTCTGATTTTCAAGGGAAGAAGGCTGTAGTTGTCGTTTTTACAAGTTCTCACTGTTCTTGGGCAGTCAAATACGAAGGCCGATTGCAAATGCTGTATGACAAGTACAAAACCAAGGATGTCGCATTCATTGCTATCAATAGCAATGATGCTTCTATGAGTCGCCGGGACGAAGCATCCCAAATGACGCGAAACTCCTCCTATAGCTTTCAATATCTCAAAGACGGAGATCAAGCGGTAGCCAAGCAGTTTGGTGCCACCAAGAATCCAGAGGTGTTCGTCCTCCGACCTGATGGAGGGAAGTTTAAGATTATCTATCAAGGGAAAATCGATGATAATCCCCTAGATGCCTCACTTGTCAAACATCATTATTTGGAGGATGCACTGGATTGCGTCATTTTAGGAAAAGAACCCGGCGAAGAACAGACGACCCCCAATGGTTGCAATATCAAATGGAAATAG
- a CDS encoding TlpA disulfide reductase family protein, which translates to MLQLACSSGGEGPEVQKVSPSELDKLISDHPQSYVVVNFYTTYCKPCLEEIPELAKFQQDSDREADVLLVSMDEPAVSKLFLAQYLERCGVDFVTYHLDPTLAEEFMVKYVPDWDRSIPVNLIFTQGGRLVEKTGMTNPSEIRMIIHQDQMFHR; encoded by the coding sequence ATGCTGCAACTTGCGTGTAGCAGCGGCGGTGAAGGACCAGAAGTACAGAAGGTGTCTCCCTCGGAGCTGGACAAATTGATCTCCGACCATCCCCAATCCTATGTAGTAGTCAATTTCTACACGACCTACTGCAAGCCCTGCCTTGAAGAAATTCCCGAATTGGCCAAATTTCAGCAAGATTCCGATCGGGAAGCGGACGTTCTACTTGTATCAATGGATGAACCCGCAGTTTCCAAATTGTTTCTGGCACAATATCTGGAACGATGTGGCGTAGACTTCGTCACTTATCACCTTGATCCTACCCTCGCGGAAGAATTTATGGTGAAATACGTGCCGGATTGGGATCGAAGCATTCCTGTCAATCTCATTTTCACCCAAGGCGGGAGACTGGTGGAAAAGACCGGAATGACCAACCCAAGCGAGATCCGAATGATCATTCATCAGGATCAAATGTTTCATCGTTAA
- a CDS encoding 4'-phosphopantetheinyl transferase superfamily protein encodes MPFIPFESTIPNTSLGLWNIEEDELFFLERVKLYENEWTRLADIVHPQKRLEWLSSRLCLKELLKIANTSRVESLNTHSGKPYLTNNTNQISYSHSGGFSAAIASPNLEVGIDIEDLHRKRNIRTRFLFMNDEELAFYDQTESFELFLLIWSAKETLYKIVGEGHAFKHNLGMDLAGFQLEGNGILPAFVQKDDLFQRYEIHYLIRPDFVLTYAATCV; translated from the coding sequence ATGCCATTTATCCCCTTCGAAAGCACCATCCCAAACACCTCCCTTGGTTTGTGGAACATTGAGGAAGACGAGCTGTTCTTTTTAGAACGGGTGAAGCTATATGAAAACGAGTGGACTCGATTGGCGGATATCGTACATCCCCAAAAAAGATTGGAATGGCTATCTAGTAGGCTTTGTCTCAAGGAACTGTTAAAGATTGCCAATACTTCCCGAGTGGAGTCGCTCAATACGCATTCTGGGAAGCCTTACTTGACCAACAATACCAATCAGATATCATATTCTCATTCTGGGGGATTTTCTGCCGCTATTGCATCACCCAACTTGGAGGTGGGGATTGATATTGAAGATTTACACAGAAAAAGAAATATCCGTACTCGGTTCCTCTTCATGAACGATGAAGAGTTGGCTTTTTATGACCAGACCGAATCCTTCGAATTGTTTTTGTTGATTTGGAGTGCCAAGGAGACTCTATACAAAATCGTAGGAGAAGGGCATGCATTTAAGCATAACTTGGGTATGGATTTGGCAGGATTTCAGTTGGAAGGAAACGGAATTCTTCCTGCCTTCGTACAAAAGGACGACCTATTCCAGCGTTATGAGATCCATTACCTTATACGTCCAGATTTTGTCCTTACTTATGCTGCAACTTGCGTGTAG